The following proteins are co-located in the Besnoitia besnoiti strain Bb-Ger1 chromosome Unknown contig00007, whole genome shotgun sequence genome:
- a CDS encoding uncharacterized protein (encoded by transcript BESB_073930), whose translation MTHSRSWGDSAPWEAPCGYRCWRLRCREIQHAELYHGADVAFPRVPHLHGACVARADQKRPAGGKLADGGGLSRQPGCRGGESSYAEEETRGATPPENSAARSTAKQSISEPAKRGLIFSPPRLVPTVDTLEMRRARGESGSGFSHTSVRERQTLLEGLSASLSASENGSDRSEEARRQPNADTHIPGDESGGAAATEEAEAQRGASEGAKGGVAPAELPSAIDSQETPEELLAFCEEVETPGDSRFGAAVFSADCMRETGDPGPEREKGAGQSSPAGCWRRSGSASPPSSPPSEPPTSSPAFATSSSGPPSSPPSPMVSSSSPHCRACEGGSLSPSRPVCASLSSPSCGPPGSSSPSSQPLRELPCASSSGAVSPDDGISEPKRRQVALFHDSCSTSVSQDAAAPSHPPQTCSPSKGPSQSSDTACSAWAASPTGASISSSPRFREYILPLARGEWVRVDSAVWFRVLRGCAEVRGHLFAPSGIYRLIACPFWSPMVRILAVGPPGAASARFRKACAKKGDFKGVNHRECERAQKASRGGDSQRISLHAENGGETCADDAAPRILTGSEEKRRDRRHAPRNCACLPLERQFVDFTGGDADAVSSLFSASIDRLPRSLLRSGASGSSPSCAAEGRERPAPIAVAPALRRLLQVDDRLQSEAIASAEIGELLRAFPRRRYPVVLCFAEVGTARGRISIHSALEPPASACLYRPLEIIPPSWRYVAHEVLQIFVRCGERQAASRFSFSETSGQLFCAACLHARPAECRETTAYGRCPRGESRFPAVVLWGCKGVGKSTFSCFLINFLLNFFPRVAYLEADVGQPTFTLPGCVSLLEVGEPVLTPPHALVDTLDTAPLDKRPPEEIAPPGQVPSRTQSLKNKLLENIFFGDITPKSAPHLYLRCIDRCISTYRQNAARKQRPRAPPGASCLDSAASPLSAPAGSPASALSSRLPALSCPASSDCLPVCHYSPSDSPLPGSSASSPASVAPSAAPSALQDLPSSPPCWSAPALSCAGAFPSPEGGTVDGDASNRAAPGGRGERVTDSDPGGGSRAPCGSLDLSVEGGALAQSAAQKRRQKDGAAHAPGEGASLCLPLIVNTAGWAEGLGEHLLASIRAMSRASACVQFSDGLKKEDDALRPSVARRHGEAKRLGGEPERSEAEMMTENDAPARGKEGAKRGRSTREKTSDEQRKFQGQPIAAKERSTAEMPHKRMRRDDKPVAQRGQQTENLPASKHPETTGRCIPALPDMQNGCDGTERDKREEKESATATETSGECMRAQHDRHYSQPGASSSEMKEGASVARAVFEPIPSLMSLPSPACSSSCLPAPSHPRAAPAAPPAASVCMPSSASAAACVTSTLSPCLHRVSSLAFPGAFAHRVLLHPREALSSSRRASRAPSSWAAASSFLLPAPFRLTDPPRLVACPYVHFPVGDQPGTAERPQTGSGCPAGASFGPLWGGGDGAAVAAHAAAQRHVCVLCGAAKDAAHVEERQRRTTEAGKGLDEARGGPSSWQRGRREEDRANQRGDEDLETGRSTAGSRLSIPKLLQCLQRVKYPDAS comes from the exons ATGACTCACTCCCGGTCGTGGGGGGACTCGGCTCCGTGGGAGGCGCCCTGCGGATATCGCTGTTGGCGACTCAGATGTCGCGAGATCCAGCACGCGGAACTCTACCATGGAGCGGATGTCGCTTTTCCTCGGGTTCCGCACCTCCACGGGGCGTGCGTCGCACGTGCAGACCAGAAACGTCCCGCCGGGGGCAAGCTCGCtgacggcggaggcctcaGCCGTCAGCCTGgatgcagaggaggcgagagcagctacgcagaagaggagacacgtGGGGCGACACCGCCGGAAaactccgcggcgcgcagcacggCCAAACAGTCCATCTCCGAGCCCGCCAAGCGCGGTCTCATTttctcgccgcctcgtttGGTACCGACTGTCGATACATTGGAGATGAGAAGAGCAAGAGGAGAATCCGGGAGCGGTTTTTCGCACACGTCGGTCCGCGAGAGGCAAACCCTCCTCGAAGGgttgtctgcgtcgctgtctgctTCAGAAAATGGGAGCGACaggagcgaggaagcgcgtcGGCAGCCcaacgcagacacacacattCCAGGCGATGAgagtggaggcgccgccgccacggagGAGGCCGAAGCGCAGCGTGGAGCCAGTGAGGGTGCAAAAGGAGGTGTCGCACCGGCCGAGTTGCCATCAGCAATCGACTCGCAAGAGACACCTGAAGAGCTTCTGGCGTTCTGTGAGGAAGTGGAGACGCCGGGGGACTCCCGCTTTGGCGCCGCTGTCTTTTCCGcggactgcatgcgcgagaCTGGCGATCCGGGaccagaaagagagaagggtGCGGGTCAGTCGTCACCTGCtggctgctggaggcgctctggctctgcttcgccgccttcgtcgcctccgtctgAACCGCCGACCTCTTCGCCGGCCTTCGCAACATCCTCTTCGGgtccgccttcgtctcctccctctcccatggtttcctcttcttcaccaCACTGTCGCGCATGCGAAGGCGGATCTttgtcgccgtcgcgtcccgtctgcgcctcgctctcttcgccctcctgcgGACCACCGGgctcgtcttctccttcgtcgcagccgcttcgGGAGCTGCCATGCGCTTCAAGTTCAGGCGCAGTGTCTCCAGACGACGGCATCTCCGAACCGAAAAGGAGACAAGTCGCGCTTTTCCATGATTCTTGTTCTACCTCTGTCTCCCAGGATGCGGCGGCACCCTCGCATCCGCCGCAGACCTGCTCCCCAAGCAAAGGGCCGTCTCAGTCGTCTGATACTGCGTGTTCTGCGTGGGCAGCGAGTCCGACTGGCGCCTCcatctcctcctcgcctcggtTTAGGGAGTACATACTCCCCCTGGCTCGAGGAGAGTGGGTGCGCGTGGACTCCGCCGTCTGGTTCCGGGTCCTCAG aggctgcgcagaggtTCGCGGGCACCTGTTCGCGCCGAGCGGAATTTACCGGCTCATCGCCTGTCCCTTTTGGAGCCCCATGGTGCGAATTCTCGCGGTCGGTCCGCCgggggcggcgtcggctcgcTTCCGGAAGGCCTGTGCGAAGAAGGGCGATTTTAAGGGAGTGAATCACCGAGAGTGCGAAAGGGCCCAGAAGGCGTCGCGAGGTGGGGACAGCCAGCGCATTTCATTGCACGCCGAGAACGGAGGAGAGACTTGCGCGGATGACGCAGCCCCGCGAATCCTAACtggaagcgaagagaagcgGCGGGACAGAAGGCACGCGCCTCGGAATTGCGCATGCCTGCCTCTCGAAAGGCAGTTCGTCGACTTCacaggaggcgacgccgatgCAGTATCCAGCCTTTTCAGTGCATCCATCGACCG ACTTCCTCGAAGTCTCCTGcggagcggcgcctccggctcCAGTCCAAGCTGTGCGGCTGAGGGTCGCGAGCGTCCGGCGCCcatcgcggtcgcgccggcgcttcggcgtctgctgcaggtgGATGATAGGCTCCAGTCTGAGGCGATCGCGTCGGCGGAGATCGGGGAGCTTCTTCGAGCATTTCCGAGGAGG CGCTACCCTGTCGTGCTTTGCTTCGCCGAAGTTGGCactgcgcgcgggcgcatcTCCATTCACTCAGCTCTCGAgccgccagcctccgcctgcctctACCGCCCCCTCGAGATCATTCCTCCCTCCTG gcggTACGTCGCGCACGAAGTGCTGCAGATCTTCGtgcgctgcggagagaggcaagcGGCGTCGCGGTTTTCCTTTTCAGAGACTAGCGGCCAgcttttctgcgcggcgtgccTCCACGCCCGCCCAGCGGAGTGCCGCGAAACAA CGGCCTACGGGCGGTGCCCCCGGGGGGAGTCACGGTTCCCTGCTGTCGTGCTGTGGGGCTGCAAGGGCGTCGGGAAGTCCACGTTTTCCTGTTTTCTGATCAATTTCCTCCTCAACTTCTTTCCCCGG GTCGCGTACTTGGAGGCCGATGTGGGGCAGCCGACGTTCACGCTGCCGGGGTGCGTGTCGCTGCTGGAG GTCGGCGAACCCGTCTtgacgccgccgcatgcactCGTTGACACGTTGGACACGGCGCCACTGGACAAGCGCCCTCCTGAGGAGATCGCTCCACCTGGGCAGGTCCCTTCCAGAACGCAGAGTCTGAAGAACAAGCTACTCGAAAACATTTTCTTCGGGGATATCACGCCCAAATCAGCCCCTCATTTGTACCTTCGATGCATCGATCGGTGCATATCCACCTACCGTCAAAACGCAGCCAGAAAGCAGCGGCCACGCGCTCCACCAGGCGCGTCGTGTCTCGATtcagccgcttcgcctctaTCCGCCCCGGCCggttcgcctgcgtctgccctGTCCTCCCGTCTCCCGGCTCTGTCTTGTCCCGCTTCTTCTGACTGTCTCCCTGTGTGCCATTATTCTCCTTCCGACTCACCACTTCCCGGTTCGTCGGCAAGCTCCCCCGCGTCAGtcgccccctccgccgcgccttcggcctTGCAGGATCtcccctcctctccgccttgCTGGTCTGCGCCGGCCCTTTCTTGCGCCGGCGCTTTCCCGTCGCCTGAAGGCGGCACTGTAGACGGAGACGCATCCAACCGTGCTGCGCCGGGCGGCCGGGGCGAAAGAGTCACGGACTCGGACCCCGGGGGCGGGTCCCGCGCCCCTTGTGGGTCTCTGGACCTCTCGGTTGAGGGAGGCGCTCTGGCGCAGAGCGCAGCACAGAAAAGGAGGCAGAAAGATggcgctgcacacgcgccgggcgagggtgcttctctctgtctcccgctCATCGTGAACACTGCAGGCTGGGCTGAGGGCCTCGGCGAACATCTGCTCGCTTCGATTCGGGCGATGAGTCGCgccagcgcatgcgtgcagTTCTCCGACGGCttgaagaaggaagacgacgcactCCGACCGTCGgtcgcgaggagacacggagaggcgaagcggctaGGCGGCGAGCCTGAGCGTTCCGAGGCCGAGATGATGACGGAAAACGACGCACCCGCCAGGGGGAAggagggagcgaagagagggagatctacgagggagaagacgagcgaTGAACAGCGAAAATTCCAGGGGCAGCCGAtcgccgcgaaggagcgTTCCACCGCCGAGATGCCGCACAAGCGGATGCGACGAGACGACAAGCCGGTGGCGCAACGCGGCCAGCAAACGGAGAACCTACCTGCGTCGAAGCACCCCGAGACGACAGGGCGCTGTATCCCAGCACTGCCAGACATGCAGAACGGCTGCGACGGGACTGAGCGTGATAaacgcgaagagaaagaaagcgcGACAGCTACGGAAACGAGCGGCgaatgcatgcgtgcgcagcACGACAGACACTATAGCCAGCCGGGGGCCTCCAGTAGTGAAATGAAGGAAGGCGCTAGCGTAGCGAGAGCAGTTTTTG AGCCCATCCCTTCGTTGATGTCGCTGCCTTCCCCAGCTTGCTCGTCCTCCTGCTTGCCGGCTCCATCTCATCCGCGTGCGGCcccggctgcgccgcccgcagcgtcCGTGTGCAtgccgtcttccgcctcagCAGCGGCCTGCGTCACCTCCACGCTGTCGCCCTGCCTGCATCGAGTCTCGTCTCTCGCATTCCCTGGCGCGTTCGCGCATCGCGTTCTCTTGCATCCTCGCGAagctctctcttcgtcgcggcGGGCTTCCCGCGCCCCTTCCTCGtgggccgccgcctcttcgttCTTGCTTCCGGCTCCTTTTCGACTCACCgacccgccgcggctggTCGCGTGCCCGTACGTGCACTTTCCTGTGGGCGATCAGCCCGGCACCGccgagcggccgcagacgggaAGCGGGTGCCCCGCAGGAGCGTCTTTTGGTCCTCTGTGGGGCGGCGGAGATGGAGCCGCCgtggcggcgcatgcggctgcTCAGCGCCACGTGTGTGTGCTCTGCGGGGCTGCGAAGGACGCAGCGCACGTGGAGGAGAGGCAACGACGCACAACGGAGGCAGGCAAGGGGTtagacgaggcgcgcggggggcCTTCGTCCTGGCAGCggggacgcagagaagaggaccGTGCAAACCAGCGAGGTGACGAGGATTTGGAAACCGGTCGTTCCACGGCGGGCTCCAGGCTCAGTATTCCCAAACTTCTGCAGTGCCTTCAACGGGTCAAATACCCTGATGCTTCGTAA
- a CDS encoding uncharacterized protein (encoded by transcript BESB_073940) produces the protein MHLFSLPSFKQHVAYMQRVSQSADWGLPPVYSPCGPHTASLPDPRPQSSASPPSSWSHPEAGLSRALLQPVPAGAESPVRVCLLEAAPPAAGTQLKAAKQRQCRRVYDEIVSDSSEEEAEEPAAERTAALLPGGRVTSLGDAGDERGKEDIKTAEAEAGKEHSEETGHGGGAPAEKLSAQEREAAQRRQDEGDGGNNGFPAEGRKDRGEETQEAARVETKMDSKTEEVEVNDGAVESRDRIDLSNAGDEEQRKREGRKERSGADRKREVKRGVACSELQPQATGQGSGDVEVQEAAVRNGPRASLDPRDDDEEKGEASEEPMGSGEETIGKTESEGSEQAAKRETDTEPEGMNECNASRRLEEDRRCGTQEGVKKERDNVEDKVAEAEIAPQLKRGAPAVQACVVCNASGDTVDAGTPLAPMPQCPFQCRTWCAESPRSHTSAPYGLRPQEAVSCIPASAGFQSSPSSFAEASPWVDPFDPPPAPSPAELRWLRFVAHFIPSSRLLFLRDFCPRFSWEGLCVPFATVQGESEGSPSRGVAAQGLPAANPSAPSEHEGREQREGADSGEWRETNGEKVARRPQPAQAGVRLLSSPCCAPFAGETSDTEGVSFAAGGTECFPSSLCHRFGGERPPKLSRVGKSGCFSSPAGKARRWIWLSLAKVKVALRVHEFEGVACQEGDVGGRALPDGCSASATEKILNCLPTMTIALAISSAREGERKNFKRTANGTLAESSRMMALPASDPRREGKGSLKIVEAKEDFTCVCYAVVMRVDRRAHKILCLVGGSVAVSSHLLKRIDTIMLGTSGGSAVSSKEKAQGTRTVKHMDVNMSASAMSALALDVSAEEDIHDGVRCRRTQVVARMLSSKAAVRRPARPRAVRQ, from the exons ATgcatcttttctctcttcctaGCTTCAAGCAGCATGTGGCGTACATGCAGCGTGTGTCGCAGTCCGCCGACTGGGGGCTGCCGCCTGTTTATTCGCCCTGCGGGCCCCACACCGCGTCTCTGCCCGACCCGCGCCCTCagtcttcggcctcgcctccttcttcgtgGTCGCACCCGGAGGCGGGCCTGTCGCGGGCTCTGTTGCAGCCAGtccccgcaggcgcggagagccccgtgcgcgtctgtcttctcgaggcggcgccgcctgccgcaggcaCGCAGCTGAAGGCCGCCAAACAGAGACAGTGCCGGCGCGTCTACGACGAAATTGTCTCTGATTCgtcggaggaggaggcggaggagcccgcCGCGGAAAGAACGGCGGCGCTACTTCCCGGAGGTCGAGTCACAAGTCTGGGggacgcgggagacgagagaggcaaaGAGGACATCAAAAcggcggaagcggaagcaGGAAAGGAACACAGCGAAGAGACTGggcacggaggcggcgcgccagcggagaAGTTGAGCGCACAGGAacgcgaagctgcgcagcgccgccaagATGAGGGGGATGGGGGAAACAACGGGTTCCCTGCAGAGGGGCGGAAAGaccgaggagaggagacacaggaAGCGGCACGCGTGGAGACGAAGATGGACTCCAAAACCGAAGAGGTGGAGGTGAATGACGGGGCGGTAGAATCGAGAGATAGAATAGATTTGTCaaacgcaggcgacgaggaacagagaaagcgagaaggACGTAAGGAACGAAGCGGAGCGGACAGAAAACGAGAGGTAAAACGGGGGGTGGCCTGCAGCGaactgcagccgcaggcaaCAGGGCAAGGTAGCGGAGACGTGGAGGTGCAAGAAGCAGCCGTAAGGAACGGACCCCGTGCGAGTCTGGACCCGcgtgacgacgacgaggaaaaAGGAGAAGCAAGCGAGGAACCGATGGGGTCAGGAGAGGAAACGATCGGGAAGACGGAGAGTGAGGGCTCCGAGCAAGcggcaaagagagagacagatacAGAGCCCGAGGGGATGAACGAGTGTAACGCCTCAAGGCGACTGGAAGAAGACAGGAGATGCGGAACGCAGGAAGGGGTgaaaaaggagagagacaacGTTGAAGACAAGGTGGCAGAGGCAGAGATAGCGCCTCAACTCAAGAGAGGTGCCCCCGCCGTCCAGGCGTGTGTCGTCTGTAACGCAAGCGGAGACACCGTAGACGCAGGCACGCCCCTCGCACCAATGCCTCAGTGTCCTTTCCAGTGTCGCACCTGGTGCGCTGAGAGTCCGCGTTCTCACACGTCTGCTCCATACGGTCTCCGACCTCAGGAGGCGGTTTCTTGTATTCCAGCTTCTGCCGGGTTCCAGAGTTCGCCCTCGAGCTTTGCCGAGGCCTCCCCGTGGGTGGATCCCTTCGATCCTCCTCCTgccccgtcgcctgcggagctGCGGTGGCTGCGCTTCGTCGCCCACTTCATTCCCAGTTCGcggcttctttttcttcgagACTTTTGTCCGCGCTTTTCCTGGGAGGGACTCTGTGTGCCTTTCGCAACTGTCCAGGGCGAAAGCGAAGGCAGCCCGTCTCGAGGGGTAGCCGCGCAGGGCTTGCCGGCTGCCAATCCGTCTGCCCCGTCAGAGCACGAAGGACGCGAGCAGCGGGAGGGCGCCGATTCTGGCGAGTGGCGCGAAACTAACGGGGAGAAAGTGGCGCGAAGACCGCAGCCTGCGCAAGCGGGAGTGCGGCTGCTGAGCTCTCCATGTTGTGCGCCGTTTGCCGGCGAGACAAGCGACACAGAAGGGGTCAGTTTCGCTGCTGGTGGAACTGAGTGCTTTCCTTCTTCACTCTGTCATCGCTTTGGGGGGGAGCGTCCGCCCAAACTTTCTCGAGTCGGGAAATCGGGATGCTTCAGTTCACCTGCCGGCAAAGCGAGGAGGTGGATTTGGCTTTCCCTGGCGAAAGTAAAAGTCGCCCTACGAGTGCACGAGTTTGAAGGTGTAGCTTGTCAGGAAGGAGATGTGGGAGGAAGAGCGCTTCCAGATGGttgctcggcgtctgcgacaGAGAAG ATTTTAAACTGTCTCCCGACAATGACGATCGCTCTCGCTATTAGTAGCGCACGTGAGGGAGAGCGCAAGAATTTCAAGCGCACAGCCAATGGAACTCTGGCAGAGTCGAGCAGAATGATGGCACTACCAGCTTCAGATCCAAGACGAGAAGGGAAGGGCTCCCTAAAGATCGTGGAAGCGAAGGAGGATTTCACGTGCGTGTGCTACGCTGTCGTCATGCGCGTAGACAGGCGTGCGCACAAG atcctctgcctcgtcggcggctcTGTAGCCGTTTCCAGCCACCTCCTGAAGCGCATCGACACGATCATGCTAGG CACTTCAGGCGGCTCCGCGGTCAGCTCGAAGGAAAAGGCCCAAGGTACCAGAACCGTGAAACATATGGACGTGAATATGTCAGCGTCAGCCATGAGTGCTCTAGCTCTGGATGTATCAGCTGAGGAGGACATTCATGACGGTGTTCGGTGTCGTCGAACCCAGGTGGTGGCGAGGATGCTGAGCAGCAAAGCGGCTGTCAGGCGtccggcgcgaccgcgagctgTGCGGCAGTGA
- a CDS encoding putative cystathione gamma lyase (encoded by transcript BESB_073950) — MESKQSEDAGGGQNPSPADDKKAGDWLLGACRGEETVYVHGGTEPDPLTGAILPPIYQSTTFVQESVENYMNKGFSYSRTANPTVLCLERKIAELESGFGACCFATGMAATVTVFSAFLSPGDHCLVTNCSYGGTNRCARLHFSKYNIDFEFIDFRDPSNIDRAIRPATKLVFSESPCNPTLYLADVEAISKICKARKILHVCDSTFATPYMMRPLELGADIVVQSTTKYYDGHNCTLGGAVISSSKDIHEKIFFLRNVLGNTMSAQTAFYTLLTVKTLAVRVEKQSANAQRIAEFLSKHPKVERVIYPGLPSFPQRELALKQHKHVHGGMLAFEVKGGADAGIRLMNHAPRPWSLCENLGACESIITCPAVFTHANMLREDRLKVGITDGFIRVSVGIEDVRDLIQGLDYALTKV, encoded by the exons ATGGAATCCAAGCAATCTGaagacgctggcggcggccagaacccgtcgccggcggacgACAAGAAAGCTGGAGACTGGCTCCTCGGAGCATGCCGGGGAGAAGAAACAGTTTACGTTCACGGGGGCACCGAACCGGATCCCCTTACTGGTGCCATTCTACCGCCGATTTATCAAAGCACGACGTTCGTTCAAGAGAGTGTTGAGAACTACATGAACAAAGGATTTTCTTATTCGCGAACTGCTAACCCGACGGTGCTCTGTTTAGAACGGAAAATTGCCGAACTCGAGAGTGGCTTTGGCGCGTGCTGTTTCGCTACAGGCATGGCAGCAACTGTCACG GTTTTCAGTGCCTTTTTATCGCCCGGTGACCACTGCCTCGTCACCAACTGTTCCTACGGAGGGACGAACCGttgcgcgcggctgcactTTTCCAAGTACAACATTGATTTCGAGTTCATAGATTTCCGTGACCCATCCAACATCGACAGGGCGATTCGCCCTGCAACAAAGCTTGTTTTCTCAGAGTCGCCTTGTAACCCAACTCTGTACCTCGCTGACGTCGAGGCGATCAGCAAAATATGTAAAGCTAGGAAGATCTTGCATGTGTGCGACAGCACGTTCGCTACGCCCTACATGATGCGGCCCCTGGAACTCGGTGCTGATATTGTTGTTCAATCCACTACCAAGTATTACGATGGCCACAATTGTACACTTGGAGGCGCGGTTATATCCTCGTCAAAAGATATTCATGAAAAAATATTTTTTCTTCGGAATGTGCTGGGGAACACCATGAGCGCGCAAACCGCCTTCTACACGTTGCTCACGGTGAAGACGCTGGCCGTTCGTGTAGAGAAGCAGAGTGCAAATGCCCAACGGATTGCGGAGTTTCTGAGCAAGCATCCGAAGGTCGAACGCGTTATATATCCAGGCCTGCCTTCATTCCCCCAGAGGGAGCTCGCCCTCAAGCAACACAAACACGTCCACGGTGGCATGCTAGCGTTTGAGGTCAAGGGAGGTGCAGATGCAG GGATCAGGCTCATGAATCATGCCCCGCGCCCCTGGTCTTTATGCGAGAATCTAGGCGCGTGCGAATCAATCATCACTTGCCCTGCCGTTTTCACACATGCAAACATGCTCCGAGAGGATCGACTGAAGGTCGGAATTACCGACGGATTCATTCGCGTTTCCGTGGGAATCGAGGATGTCAGAGATCTTATTCAAGGACTGGACTACGCCCTCACCAAAGTGTAA